The Apium graveolens cultivar Ventura chromosome 6, ASM990537v1, whole genome shotgun sequence genome contains a region encoding:
- the LOC141663980 gene encoding GDSL esterase/lipase At5g45960-like isoform X2 — MSFLNRYSSHPVQVVLLVHSLSILISSAVSTETRKEASFPAIFVFGDSTVDPGNNNYIGTPFTSDFPPYGIDFENHIPTGRFTNGRLVTDFIASYVGIKEYVPPYLDPTLSMEELLTGVSFASAGSGFDTLTASLTDLVDLGARKILTAGLPPIECLPIVITLNSLHSDAFHKRNCIDSLSSVAPDYNQLMGQTLKDMHNSSDLHILYVDIHNSLLNILRNTKKLGFEDANSGCCGTGLLETSFLCNPDSPVCSDASSYVFFDSVHPTERAYYIVFKDIIPTIDLLINS; from the exons ATGAGCTTTCTTAATAGATACAGTAGTCATCCAGTTCAAGTAGTACTCTTGGTTCATTCTCTCTCAATCCTCATTTCATCTGCAGTTTCAACAGAAACTCGAAAAGAAGCTTCCTTTCCGGCCATTTTTGTGTTCGGTGATTCAACAGTTGATCCAGGAAACAATAATTACATCGGAACTCCGTTTACGAGCGACTTCCCGCCTTATGGGATTGATTTTGAAAATCACATTCCTACGGGAAGGTTCACCAATGGCCGCCTCGTCACTGATTTTATTG CATCTTATGTGGGCATCAAGGAGTATGTGCCACCGTATTTGGACCCGACGCTAAGCATGGAGGAGCTGCTTACCGGCGTTAGTTTTGCCTCTGCTGGATCAGGATTCGACACGCTCACTGCCTCTTTAACT GACTTGGTGGACTTGGGtgctagaaaaattcttactGCTGGACTACCTCCAATTGAGTGTTTGCCTATTGTTATAACTCTCAATTCACTCCACTCTGATGCATTTCACAAACGGAATTGCATTGATAGCTTATCCTCCGTTGCCCCAGATTACAATCAACTTATGGGGCAAACATTAAAGGACATGCACAATAGTAGTGATCTTCACATCTTATATGTTGACATACACAATTCCCTGCTTAATATTTTGCGCAACACCAAAAAGCTTG GGTTTGAGGATGCTAACAGTGGTTGTTGCGGGACTGGATTACTGGAAACTTCCTTCTTGTGCAACCCAGATTCACCAGTTTGCTCCGATGCTTCTAGTTATGTATTTTTCGATTCGGTGCATCCAACTGAAAGGGCATATTATATCGTCTTTAAAGATATAATTCCCACCATCGATCTCCTTATCAATTCTTAG
- the LOC141663980 gene encoding GDSL esterase/lipase At5g45960-like isoform X1, which yields MSFLNRYSSHPVQVVLLVHSLSILISSAVSTETRKEASFPAIFVFGDSTVDPGNNNYIGTPFTSDFPPYGIDFENHIPTGRFTNGRLVTDFIASYVGIKEYVPPYLDPTLSMEELLTGVSFASAGSGFDTLTASLTQVIPVIKQVDCFKEYVRRIEEAVGKERAEELIKNALFVISAGTNDYVLNYYGPPIRKHTYTISAYHQFLVQIIQQFIQDLVDLGARKILTAGLPPIECLPIVITLNSLHSDAFHKRNCIDSLSSVAPDYNQLMGQTLKDMHNSSDLHILYVDIHNSLLNILRNTKKLGFEDANSGCCGTGLLETSFLCNPDSPVCSDASSYVFFDSVHPTERAYYIVFKDIIPTIDLLINS from the exons ATGAGCTTTCTTAATAGATACAGTAGTCATCCAGTTCAAGTAGTACTCTTGGTTCATTCTCTCTCAATCCTCATTTCATCTGCAGTTTCAACAGAAACTCGAAAAGAAGCTTCCTTTCCGGCCATTTTTGTGTTCGGTGATTCAACAGTTGATCCAGGAAACAATAATTACATCGGAACTCCGTTTACGAGCGACTTCCCGCCTTATGGGATTGATTTTGAAAATCACATTCCTACGGGAAGGTTCACCAATGGCCGCCTCGTCACTGATTTTATTG CATCTTATGTGGGCATCAAGGAGTATGTGCCACCGTATTTGGACCCGACGCTAAGCATGGAGGAGCTGCTTACCGGCGTTAGTTTTGCCTCTGCTGGATCAGGATTCGACACGCTCACTGCCTCTTTAACT CAAGTAATACCAGTAATAAAGCAAGTGGATTGCTTTAAAGAGTATGTAAGGAGGATTGAGGAGGCCGTTGGGAAGGAAAGAGCAGAAGAATTGATCAAGAATGCATTATTTGTTATAAGCGCTGGCACAAATGATTATGTTCTTAATTACTACGGTCCACCCATTCGAAAACACACCTACACCATCTCAGCTTACCACCAGTTTTTAGTTCAAATCATCCAACAATTTATACAG GACTTGGTGGACTTGGGtgctagaaaaattcttactGCTGGACTACCTCCAATTGAGTGTTTGCCTATTGTTATAACTCTCAATTCACTCCACTCTGATGCATTTCACAAACGGAATTGCATTGATAGCTTATCCTCCGTTGCCCCAGATTACAATCAACTTATGGGGCAAACATTAAAGGACATGCACAATAGTAGTGATCTTCACATCTTATATGTTGACATACACAATTCCCTGCTTAATATTTTGCGCAACACCAAAAAGCTTG GGTTTGAGGATGCTAACAGTGGTTGTTGCGGGACTGGATTACTGGAAACTTCCTTCTTGTGCAACCCAGATTCACCAGTTTGCTCCGATGCTTCTAGTTATGTATTTTTCGATTCGGTGCATCCAACTGAAAGGGCATATTATATCGTCTTTAAAGATATAATTCCCACCATCGATCTCCTTATCAATTCTTAG
- the LOC141664975 gene encoding uncharacterized protein LOC141664975 — translation MDKFELAPMYDDDDVEFMFEAVLDTEGRKSYVELYVEKVTIGLSGSVGGSGEFSSASSSRSLYMTRVDSDGNSRGSSVYRDEDIPFYRSFDGATMFASFDEPILQKVGNILNPSELGVGMVFETKEELLNVVKDVHIINHLEMKVVRSNSERLKVECRRKESGCVWMLRATKKKSHNHFEIMETNGPHTCVNPNMRQDHYNLNSSNIAQVIGTQIAADPGVADKVLEVTVVSQFGYRPSRRKIRHAREKLEKNLFKSSEESYEYLPFFMNALQSFNHGTYVDWHFKEHDLAEPINEVVRFKRVFWAFKPCIDAFAHSLPVLLIDGTHLYDKYGGVLLTATTVDGFNHLIPVAFAIVEAENIASWSWFMDIVKKKVVLRRIDVCVISDRHAGIISAMNNPDLGWREPQDHHRYCARHLAANFGKEFKNNLKERVVPLCSQLTVHKFNLHWKSLLSTEPRAEQWFSDKPLKHWVLAFDDGRRFGIMTTNFAECWNNAIRAARKLPITALVKSIFYKVVEYFDQRRLEIEKQHGLGNEFTKYATKILNKWKERASGHHVKVFDHDNWLFEVTTMKRGQKGGNQQIVRLMERICTCNKWQTYQIPCSHVLACCANQKIQYTTLVSEWYRLDNARKVYATLFEPLPHEDRWPLFDRFPKVLPDDENFINKPGRRKSIRDS, via the exons ATGGACAAGTTTGAACTTGCACCAATGTATGATGACGATGATGTTGAATTTATGTTTGAAGCAGTATTGGATACTGAAGGTCGTAAAAGTTATGTTGAGCTTTACGTAGAAAAGGTAACAATTGGTTTGAG TGGAAGTGTTGGGGGAAGTGGAGAGTTTTCAAGTGCAAGTTCAAGTAGATCGCTTTATATGACTCGTGTGGATAGTGATGGAAACTCGAGAGGAAGTAGTGTATATCGAGATGAAGATATTCCATTCTATAGATCATTTGATGGAGCAACAATGTTTGCTTCATTTGATGAGCCGATTTTACAAAAAGTCGGAAATATTCTTAATCCTTCGGAGCTTGGAGTTGGAATGGTATTTGAAACAAAAGAAGAGTTGTTGAATGTAGTAAAAGATGTTCATATTATAAACCATCTAGAAATGAAGGTGGTTAGATCTAATTCTGAGCGTTTGAAAGTGGAATGCAGGAGGAAAGAATCGGGGTGTGTATGGATGTTGAGAGCTACAAAGAAGAAATCTCATAATCATTTTGAGATTATGGAGACTAATGGTCCCCACACATGTGTCAACCCTAACATGAGACAAGACCATTACAATTTAAACTCTTCAAACATTGCACAAGTCATTGGTACCCAAATTGCTGCGGATCCTGGGGTCGCAGATAAGGTATTAGAGGTTACTGTTGTGAGCCAATTTGGGTATAGACCTTCAAGAAGGAAGATCAGGCATGCAAGGGAGAAATTAGAAAAAAATTTGTTCAAGTCATCTGAAGAATCCTATGAGTACCTTCCCTTCTTTATGAATGCGTTGCAATCGTTCAATCATGGTACATATGTTGACTGGCACTTCAAGGAGCATGATCTAGCAGAGCCTATAAATGAG GTGGTGAGATTCAAGCGGGTATTTTGGGCATTCAAGCCTTGCATTGATGCATTTGCACATTCCTTGCCAGTGCTCCTTATAGATGGCACACATCTTTATGACAAATATGGCGGAGTCTTACTTACTGCTACAACTGTTGATGGATTCAACCATCTAATTCCAGTTGCCTTTGCAATTGTTGAAGCAGAAAACATAGCAAGTTGGAGTTGGTTTATGGACATAGTGAAGAAAAAGGTGGTTCTTCGACGTATAGATGTTTGTGTGATTTCAGATAGACACGCGGGGATCATATCTGCAATGAACAACCCGGATCTTGGGTGGCGTGAACCACAAGACCATCATCGATATTGTGCCAGACATCTAGCTGCAAATTTTGGTAAAGAGTTCAAGAACAATTTGAAGGAGAGGGTTGTACCATTGTGCAGCCAATTGACTGTTCACAAGTTTAATTTGCATTGGAAATCATTGCTATCTACTGAACCTAGAGCAGAACAGTGGTTTTCTGACAAACCATTGAAGCATTGGGTTTTGGCATTTGATGATGGTAGACGGTTTGGTATTATGACCACTAATTTTGCCGAGTGTTGGAATAATGCTATCAGGGCAGCTAGAAAACTACCTATCACTGCATTAGTTAAATCTATATTTTATAAGGTGGTTGAGTATTTTGACCAACGTCGCTTGGAGATAGAAAAACAACATGGTCTTGGTAATGAGTTCACCAAATATGCAACTAAAATTCTTAACAAGTGGAAAGAGCGTGCAAGTGGCCATCATGTGAAGGTATTTGATCATGACAATTGGTTGTTTGAAGTAACTACAATGAAGCGTGGGCAGAAGGGAGGAAACCAACAGATTGTTCGATTAATGGAACGCATATGCACTTGCAATAAATGGCAGACATATCAAATTCCTTGCTCCCACGTTCTAGCTTGTTGTGCTAATCAAAAGATTCAATACACAACTTTAGTAAGTGAATGGTATAGGCTTGACAATGCAAGAAAGGTGTATGCAACTCTATTTGAGCCATTACCACATGAAGATCGATGGCCTCTCTTCGATAGATTTCCTAAAGTGCTTCCCGATGATGAGAACTTCATAAATAAACCAGGTCGAAGAAAATCCATAAG GGACTCGTAG